Below is a window of Synechococcus sp. RSCCF101 DNA.
GCGTTTGTATCGGATCAGATCGTCAGGACGCACGGCAGAGAACCACCAGCGCCCTTGCTAGCATTTGACTGACTCGGACCCATGCGGTTCCGACGCCCAAATCTGGTCAGGACCGGAAGGGAGCAGCCACACGGGATGCTCAGAGCAGGCGTGGACTCCGAGTCACCCATTTCACCGGAGCTGCTGCGTTCAGCGAACAAGCGCCGATCCAGCTAATGGTGCATGGCTCTTCGTTCGCATCACGGTGGACATTGAATTGAATATTCAGGAGTCAGATCCACAGAACTCTGACTCCTGAATGCATCTCAAGGGTGATCGGGACGTTCCTTGCGCTTGCGCAGAAACTCCGGAATGGCCGCTCCGGCCCCCTCGCCGAGTGCCGGAGTGCTGGGAGCCGATGTGGGCACGGTGGAGAAGTGGGGCTGGGCCGGCCGCTCGGAGCGATAGCTCTCGCTGCCTTCGAAGCCGGTGACAATCACCGTCACATGGATCTCTCCCTCCTGCCGCTCATCCACCACGGCACCGAGGATGATGTTGGCCTCGGGATCCACCACGTCGTAGATGACTTCCGAGGCTGTTGTCATGTCCTCGAGAGTCATGTCGCGCCCACCGCTGATGTTGATCACACAGCCCTTGGCTCCATCGATGCGGGCGGACTCGAGCAGGGGGCTGCTGATGGCGGCCTGAGCGGCTTCCACCGCTCTGGAGCGCCCGGACCCGACACCGACACCCAGCAGGGCCGTACCGGCCTCGCTCATCACCGAACGGACGTCGGCGAAGTCCACGTTGACCAGGCCGGGTCGGGTGATGATGTCGGTGATGCCCTTGACGCCCATCCGGAGTACGTCATCGGCTGAGCGGAAGGCTTCCTGGAGCGGTGCTCCGGAGATCGTGTCCCGCAGACGGTCGTTGGGAATGACGATCAGTGTGTCGACATGCTCGGCGAGGCGGGCGATGCCCTCATCGGCCTGGCGCTGCCGTTTGCGGCCCTCGAAGGAGAAGGGTTTGGTGACGATGCCGACCGTGAGCGCGCCGACCTCCTTGGCTACCTCGGCCACCACCGGGGCGGCACCCGTGCCGGTGCCCCCACCCATGCCCGCGGCGATGAAGACCAGATCGGCGCCTTCCAGGTTCTGCTGCAGTTCCATGCGCGACTCCTCGGCCGCCTTCTGCCCGATGGTCGGGTTGCCGCCGGCTCCCAGCCCCCGGGTCAGCTTCTGGCCCAGCTGGATGCGGTGCTGGGCTGCCGAGAGGAGCAGAGCCTGGGCGTCGGTGTTGAGCACCCGGTAGCCGACACCTTCGAGATCCGATGCGATCATGCGGTTGACCGCATTGCTGCCACCACCTCCGACCCCGATCACCTCGATCCTCGCGCTCTGACTGGGAACGATGCCGTTGGGGCTGCCGTTGGCGTGGGTCATCGCCGCATGCTCGGGATCAGAGGTCGCAAGGGGAATGGGAAGCGTGGTGTCCGTCTGCACCTGTGGGCCACACCATTCGAGTTCCGCAGCATTATGTCGTCATTGGCTTCGGTTTTCCGAAAGATCCCAGCCAGTTGCCCGATTTGCGTGGAAATGCAACCCCGGTGCCTGAGGATCTGCCCTCGCTCTTGACGGATGTGTGCCTCACGTCCCTGAGGATCCGTTGCGCCGGCGCGCGGTGGCCGTGTGGATCAGTCGGTTTCCGCTTGTGCAGAGGCACTGGCTGGCTTCGCCGCAATCCCCAGCTCCGGTTGCTCGGGATCGGTGAGATCGATGCTCACGAGCCGGCGTCCGCTCAGTTGCTGGGGCAGTTTGCTCGTGAGGTGCCGCATCACGGCCAGTCGCTCCGGGTGGCGACCGTCATCGGAGCCCAGCAGCACATCGCCCAGGGCCTCGGTGCTCAGCCAGAGCTCGCCATTGCTCTCGAACCGCACTCTTGAGAGCGGGCTGCCCATGCCGTCGCGACGCTCCAGCACCTGCTCGAGCGTGGGGCGATAGCGCTGCTGCCAGCCCAGCACCCGGATCGAGGTGAGAGGCTCCTCGCCGGCAGCCAGCAGAGAGCGGTCCATCCAGTGCCCCGCGCCGTCCACGAGCCCCGCCTCCACGCCGGAGCGGGTCGGACGTTCCGCGTGCGCCAGGGGATCCCGGTCCGTGAGACGGACCATGAGGCGTGGGGGCAGCATCCGCCGTTGCACGTGCACCTCCTGCACCGGAAGCATGGTGCCCAGGCGCTCCTCCACTTCGCTGGGCACCAGATCGAGCAGGGTGCGGGGGAAGGAGAGCTCCAGGGCCTCGAGCACCCGCTCCCGTCCGAGCCGTTCGCTGCCGCTCACCACCACCTGGTCGGCACGGCTCAGCTGC
It encodes the following:
- the ftsZ gene encoding cell division protein FtsZ — its product is MTHANGSPNGIVPSQSARIEVIGVGGGGSNAVNRMIASDLEGVGYRVLNTDAQALLLSAAQHRIQLGQKLTRGLGAGGNPTIGQKAAEESRMELQQNLEGADLVFIAAGMGGGTGTGAAPVVAEVAKEVGALTVGIVTKPFSFEGRKRQRQADEGIARLAEHVDTLIVIPNDRLRDTISGAPLQEAFRSADDVLRMGVKGITDIITRPGLVNVDFADVRSVMSEAGTALLGVGVGSGRSRAVEAAQAAISSPLLESARIDGAKGCVINISGGRDMTLEDMTTASEVIYDVVDPEANIILGAVVDERQEGEIHVTVIVTGFEGSESYRSERPAQPHFSTVPTSAPSTPALGEGAGAAIPEFLRKRKERPDHP
- a CDS encoding FtsQ-type POTRA domain-containing protein, giving the protein MRSVTPPVRSRVRSPGAERRRLMRRQKQWEGLANAWRLLFFLAAAGGLGVLVLDQGWQLSRADQVVVSGSERLGRERVLEALELSFPRTLLDLVPSEVEERLGTMLPVQEVHVQRRMLPPRLMVRLTDRDPLAHAERPTRSGVEAGLVDGAGHWMDRSLLAAGEEPLTSIRVLGWQQRYRPTLEQVLERRDGMGSPLSRVRFESNGELWLSTEALGDVLLGSDDGRHPERLAVMRHLTSKLPQQLSGRRLVSIDLTDPEQPELGIAAKPASASAQAETD